In one Magallana gigas chromosome 7, xbMagGiga1.1, whole genome shotgun sequence genomic region, the following are encoded:
- the LOC105318395 gene encoding focal adhesion kinase 1 isoform X14 produces the protein MDRSILKVHLPNGGFNMVKYGDATDVKDIIKLVVGRLAAGERYYSKCYALKLVHLQSKESYWLHNNLSMYQVRQKYESSHPPEEWRYELRVRYLPKNFSDLYLRDKVTFFYLYDQIRNDYMRDIAESIEPEVAIRLGCIEMRRFFKDMPQVALDKKSNFEYLEKEIGFKRFLPKSVIDSMKSKNLRKLIQNHFKQYAQLKEHECVYKFFDTLSTVNKFNQERFRCNVGSTTSWGISMEIVIGPEVGISYQTEKSSSPVHMADFSQVKSIQTTTQEDRGILQIRIAGAVDPLTITSSPSEVEDMADLIDGYCRLVHDINTSLWTRKASMDWQLSVEEALTRLEKGDSIPRTPKSSMKKSGQKDAIHHERISDYAEIVEDEGDYSTPAGPLGSRRRKKRVEEYSRNFELKRENIKLLEVLGEGQFGDVFKGLFTDKDGVQSAVAVKTCKEDNEDSMMEKFLEEALIMQQFDHPHIIHLVGICSETLPVWIVMELAKHGEMRAYLQNNRTRLDLCTLMLYCHQLSKALSYLESKKFVHRDIAARNVLVSSHDCVKLGDFGLSRVVDEQSYYKASKGKLPIKWMAPESINFRRFTTASDVWMFGVCMWEILMYGIKPFQGVKNNDVIGKIENGERLPLPQECPPSLYNLMCQCWSYEPSKRPSFSDIKVRLQEILAEERNRQVEEMKRDNRRIQEINWTGSSGSDIEEPPPKPARPNFMTPAGSTPNLSNNHSVDSLPPQWGSTTHLPISHSTPLGPSPQQPPIHSHTGPPVMSVIPQHQGPREINLQNYFPSSSGYTSVQQHQHYLHQNSESVPDMGRGGAGYPGYNVPRNPQQLSEMLSTGQRNAPPSPVNSTVISDIMTQNPHSNHASPDSEWAPAVTVPVRLLNDSEDTTVIEQQLRLQQRQSEEDAKWLQDSEKHLKRDKSSGAIEQETRVQNNRSPTDGLPTQKENPQIPPHPNVVTRVPSHTSSGSRSSSTSESDGLSSPRQPELPDLDRSNDNIYNSTTSVVRSVMVLTKEASNVKAEEYTNLVKDVGVKLRALLGAVDEFIPTLPAPFVHEVQMAQNVLSTDMASIIAAMKLAIQYSTTTMDVEYRKGMLKAAHVLAMDSKNLLDIVDKTRVKVKLQSGLS, from the exons ATGGACAGGTCCATTTTAAAAGTCCACCTCCCTAATGGGGGGTTCAACATGGTGAAATATGGCGATGCGACGGATGTAAAG GACATCATCAAACTTGTGGTGGGCCGGTTAGCTGCAGGAGAGAGATACTATTCCAAATGCTACGCCCTCAAACTGGTCCACTTACAGTCCAAGGAGTCGTACTGGCTCCACAACAATCTGTCCATGTACCAGGTCAGACAGAAGTACGAGTCGTCTCACCCCCCAGAGGAATGGAG ATATGAGCTAAGAGTCAGATACTTACCAAAGAACTTCTCTGATCTTTATTTGAGAGATAAAGTGACcttcttttatttatatgacCAA ATACGCAATGATTATATGAGAGATATAGCAGAGTCTATAGAACCAGAAGTTGCCATTCGCTTAGGTTGTATAGAAATGAG acgattttttaaagacatgccaCAAGTAGCCTTAGACAAGAAATCCAACTTTGAgtatttagaaaaagaaattggCTTTAAAAGATTTCTTCCCAAGTCAGTTATAGACTCTATGAAG TCGAAGAATCTAAGGAAGCTGATCCAGAACCATTTTAAGCAGTATGCCCAGTTAAAGGAGCATGAGTGCGTGTACAAGTTTTTTGACACTCTGTCAACCGTGAACAAGTTTAACCAGGAGCGGTTCCGATGTAATGTTGGG TCCACAACATCTTGGGGCATTTCTATGGAGATTGTGATAGGACCCGAGGTTGGAATAAGCTACCAGACAGAGAAGTCTTCATCT CCGGTACACATGGCCGATTTCTCTCAAGTGAAGTCCATTCAGACGACTACGCAGGAGGATCGTGGGATTCTCCAGATTCGTATCGCCGGAGCTGTGGACCCCCTGACCATAACCTCCTCGCCCTCCGAGGTCGAAGACATGGCCGACCTTATTGACGGCTACTGTCGACTCGTTCATGACATCAACACATCGCTGTGGACAAGAAAAG CGTCTATGGATTGGCAATTATCAGTGGAAGAAGCGCTCACACGCTTAGAAAAAG GGGATAGCATTCCACGGACACCCAAGTCCAGCATGAAGAAGTCTGGACAGAAAGACGCCATCCACCACGAAA GAATTTCAGATTACGCTGAGATTGTGGAAGATGAAGGTGACTACAGTACACCAGCAG GCCCTCTGGGTAGCAGACGACGAAAGAAAA GAGTTGAAGAATATA GTCGTAACTTTGAGCTTAAGCGGGAGAACATCAAACTCCTGGAGGTGCTGGGGGAGGGACAGTTTGGGGACGTGTTCAAAGGACTCTTTACAGACAAG GATGGAGTTCAGTCTGCTGTAGCTGTCAAGACTTGCAAGGAGGATAATGAAGACTCCATGATGGAAAAGTTTCTAGAAGAAGCAT TGATCATGCAGCAGTTTGACCACCCCCACATCATTCACCTGGTCGGGATCTGTTCCGAGACACTTCCTGTCTGGATTGTCATGGAGCTGGCCAAGCATGGAGAG ATGAGAGCTTACCTACAGAACAACCGTACCAGACTAGACCTGTGTACCCTGATGCTGTATTGTCATCAGCTCAGTAAGGCCCTCTCCTACCTCGAAAGCAAGAAGTTTGTCCACAG GGACATAGCTGCTAGAAATGTTTTGGTCTCATCTCATGATTGTGTCAAACTTGGCGACTTTGGATTGTCAAGGGTTGTGGATGAACAAAGTTACTATAAAG CCTCAAAGGGCAAACTTCCTATAAAATGGATGGCTCCAGAATCCATCAATTTCAGGAGGTTCACAACAGCTAGTGATGTCTGGATGTTTG gaGTGTGTATGTGGGAGATTTTAATGTATGGCATTAAACCATTCCAAGGAGTGAAGAACAATGATGTGATTGGCAAGATAGAGAATGGGGAGCGATTGCCCCTCCCACAGGAATGTCCCCCCTCCCTGTACAATCTCATGTGTCAGTGCTGGTCATATGAACCTTCCAAGAGGCCTTCATTTTCTGACATAAAAGTCCGCCTTCA AGAAATTTTAGCTGAAGAAAGAAATCGTCAAGTTGAGGAGATGAAAAGAGACAACCGTAGAATACAAGAAATAAATTGGA cagGATCAAGTGGATCAGATATTGAGGAACCCCCGCCAAAACCAGCCCGTCCCAATTTCATGACACCAGCTGGATCCACCCCAAACCTCTCCAATAACCACAGTGTGGACTCCCTCCCCCCACAATGGGGGAGCACCACTCATCTCCCCATCAGTCACAGCACGCCCCTGGGACCTAGCCCCCAGCAGCCCCCAATACACTCTCACACTGGCCCACCTGTCATGTCAGTAATTCCCCAGCATCAAGGACCCAGAGAAATCAACCTACAGAATTACTTCCCTTCCTCATCTGGATACACATCAGTTCAACAGCATCAGCACTATCTCCATCAGAACTCCGAGTCGGTTCCAGACATGGGCCGGGGAGGAGCTGGTTACCCTGGTTATAATGTTCCCCGCAATCCCCAACAACTGTCAGAAATGTTGTCTACAGGCCAGAGGAATGCTCCTCCATCTCCTGTCAATTCCACTGTGATATCAGATATTATGACTCAGAATCCTCACTCTAATCATGCCTCTCCAGACAGCGAGTGGGCGCCAGCAGTGACGGTGCCGGTGAGGCTTCTGAATGACTCAGAAGACACGACTGTGATAGAACAACAGCTACGCCTTCAGCAGAGACAGTCTGAGGAGGACGCCAAGTGGCTGCAGGACTCGGAAAAACACCTG AAGAGAGATAAAAGTTCTGGTGCAATCGAACAGGAGACAAGGGTTCAGAATAACCGCTCTCCCACGGATGGTCTCCCCACACAGAAGGAGAACCCACAGATTCCTCCCCATCCAAATGTGGTCACCAGAGTGCCTAGCCACACCTCAA GTGGGAGCAGAAGCAGTAGTACGAGTGAGTCAGATGGTCTGTCATCACCAAGGCAACCTGAACTACCTGACCTAGACCGATCCAATGACAACATCTATAACAGCACCACAAGTGTTGTTAGGTCGGTGATGGTCTTGACAAAGGAAGCTAGCAACGTGAAAGCCGAGGAGTACACCAATCTTGTCAAa GATGTCGGTGTGAAGCTGAGGGCTCTTTTAGGTGCAGTGGACGAGTTCATTCCTACACTCCCAGCACCATTTGTCCATGAG GTTCAGATGGCCCAGAATGTTTTATCGACTGACATGGCATCCATTATTGCAGCCATGAAATTAGCCATCCAATATAGCACAACAACAATGGATGTTGAGTACAGAAAGGGCATGCTGAAAGCTGCCCATGTGTTGGCAATGGATTCCAAGAACTTGCTTGATATTGTAGATAAGACTAGAGTGAAAGTGAAACTACAAAGTGGTCTCAGCTGA